The following proteins come from a genomic window of Gimesia chilikensis:
- the ppc gene encoding phosphoenolpyruvate carboxylase — protein sequence MMTNRSDQRLNYLVDLLDLVVREQVGESLANVMQKIRRLAIERRSGLPDAEKRLVATLQDLEPSELRDVIRWLSLFFDLANAAEERVRIEILNERDRKSRNHGDPRSESIAAAISELHQQGLPAAEMQRWLDQLKIEPVFTAHPSEAKRRTTRQLLRGIRQVLPDIEASGKTDLEQELVADLTVLWQTDFIRPERPPVMSEVSRGLYFASTLWDVVPRIYSELKQALGQTYPNHHFEIPRVLSFGTWIGGDRDGHPFVTAEVTRETFAKLRRAAIEGHLRMCRKLRKQIVMSDQQISSEPILRERITRCCENAPELKDKLASISELETPRQFMKMLEFRLERTLDSLSQDQPAAGSYQSVEEFRDDLDKLHESVQKNRGRRIAEQYLQPWIDLARTFGLHFACLDVRQNSVVHRRCLDEVVSLQTADEQVDALDFISSGTPCSIDVSQLSDESREVFETFTLLAEAYDQWGPESIGGYIISMTHSAQDVMTVLWLWRTAWLQRQGEGRAVPALPIIPLFETIDDLRNAASILEELLTDDIYQQYLTETDQRVQIVMVGYSDSTKDGGYLTACWELHQAQKQLAETAEKYHIGLTVFHGRGGALGRGGGPAARAIQSLPHKSVAGRLRVTEQGEVLSERYDDPVIAHRHLEQVFNATLMVSAGPLQDLDPAWAGTMEKLSTASLQKYRELIEHPGFLHYFDRATPISEIETLPIGSRPSRRKAARRTLDDLRAIPWTFAWTQSRHLLPAWYGMGTSIRKFVDQDGSTWATLRTMYRQWPMFRALIDNAELALAKADMQIAQEYAVLAHDENASELWEMISTEFELSRGSILMIKDNSELLADVDWLKKSVRSRNPYVDPLNLAQVILLERKRSAENEAADNDDLVHLIRMSIQGIAAGLRTTG from the coding sequence ATGATGACAAACCGAAGTGATCAAAGACTCAATTATCTTGTTGACCTGCTCGATCTTGTTGTTCGGGAACAGGTGGGAGAATCCCTTGCTAACGTGATGCAGAAGATCCGACGATTGGCGATTGAACGTCGATCCGGGCTTCCCGATGCTGAGAAACGCCTCGTTGCCACCCTGCAGGATCTCGAACCGTCTGAATTGCGTGATGTGATCCGCTGGCTCAGTCTCTTCTTTGATCTGGCAAACGCCGCAGAGGAACGCGTTCGTATTGAAATTCTCAATGAGCGCGATCGGAAATCTAGAAACCACGGCGACCCACGGAGCGAATCGATCGCTGCTGCCATCTCCGAATTGCACCAACAGGGACTTCCGGCTGCCGAAATGCAACGCTGGCTCGATCAGTTGAAGATTGAGCCCGTGTTCACCGCTCATCCTTCCGAGGCAAAACGACGAACGACGCGCCAGTTACTGCGGGGAATTCGGCAAGTTCTCCCCGATATCGAGGCCAGCGGCAAGACGGATCTGGAACAGGAGCTCGTGGCAGATTTGACAGTTCTGTGGCAAACAGACTTCATTCGTCCAGAACGTCCTCCGGTGATGAGTGAGGTCAGTCGGGGGTTGTACTTTGCCTCGACCCTCTGGGACGTTGTTCCACGTATTTACAGCGAACTGAAGCAGGCACTAGGCCAGACTTATCCCAACCACCATTTCGAAATCCCGCGGGTGTTGTCATTTGGAACCTGGATTGGTGGCGACCGAGATGGTCATCCCTTTGTGACCGCAGAAGTGACACGCGAAACATTTGCAAAGCTACGACGGGCCGCTATTGAAGGCCATTTGCGGATGTGTCGAAAACTGCGGAAGCAGATCGTGATGTCCGATCAACAGATCTCTTCCGAACCAATCCTGCGCGAGCGGATTACACGTTGTTGTGAGAACGCTCCCGAACTCAAGGATAAACTGGCCTCGATCTCAGAATTGGAAACACCCCGGCAGTTTATGAAGATGCTGGAGTTCAGATTGGAACGAACTCTCGATTCGCTTTCCCAGGATCAGCCTGCGGCCGGTAGCTATCAATCTGTTGAAGAATTCCGCGATGATCTGGATAAGTTACACGAGAGCGTTCAGAAAAATCGGGGAAGAAGAATTGCCGAGCAGTATTTGCAGCCCTGGATCGACCTGGCGCGTACCTTCGGACTTCACTTTGCCTGCCTTGACGTGCGACAAAATTCGGTTGTCCATCGCCGCTGCCTGGATGAGGTCGTCTCTTTGCAGACAGCGGACGAGCAGGTCGATGCTCTGGATTTTATCTCATCAGGCACACCCTGCAGCATAGATGTCTCTCAACTTAGCGACGAGTCCCGTGAAGTTTTTGAGACATTCACTTTATTGGCGGAAGCCTACGATCAGTGGGGCCCGGAATCGATTGGCGGTTACATCATCAGCATGACGCATTCCGCTCAGGACGTGATGACGGTCCTCTGGCTGTGGCGAACCGCCTGGCTCCAGCGACAAGGCGAGGGTCGCGCTGTTCCGGCTTTGCCGATCATTCCTCTGTTTGAAACGATTGACGATCTGCGGAATGCTGCGTCAATTCTCGAGGAACTTCTCACAGATGACATTTACCAGCAGTACCTCACAGAAACGGACCAGCGGGTTCAAATTGTAATGGTCGGATACTCCGACAGTACCAAGGATGGCGGGTATTTGACGGCTTGCTGGGAATTGCATCAGGCCCAGAAACAACTCGCGGAGACTGCAGAGAAGTATCATATCGGACTGACGGTTTTTCATGGACGCGGCGGAGCGCTGGGCCGAGGTGGCGGGCCTGCCGCACGAGCAATTCAATCTCTGCCCCACAAATCCGTGGCGGGGCGATTGCGGGTAACGGAACAGGGGGAAGTTCTTTCGGAACGATATGATGATCCCGTGATCGCGCATCGCCATCTCGAACAGGTTTTCAATGCCACACTGATGGTGAGTGCGGGCCCGCTGCAAGATCTGGATCCTGCGTGGGCAGGTACGATGGAGAAACTCTCCACGGCTTCTCTGCAGAAGTATCGGGAGTTGATCGAGCACCCCGGTTTCCTCCATTATTTTGATCGAGCGACACCCATCAGCGAAATTGAAACTTTGCCGATCGGATCCCGACCCTCCCGCAGAAAAGCGGCACGTCGGACTCTGGATGATCTTCGGGCGATTCCCTGGACGTTCGCCTGGACACAATCCCGTCATCTCTTACCGGCCTGGTATGGAATGGGAACCTCGATTCGAAAGTTTGTCGATCAGGATGGCTCGACCTGGGCGACGCTTCGCACGATGTATCGCCAATGGCCCATGTTCCGAGCATTGATCGACAATGCGGAACTCGCCCTGGCGAAAGCTGATATGCAGATCGCGCAAGAGTATGCTGTCCTGGCCCATGACGAGAATGCATCCGAACTCTGGGAAATGATCTCTACGGAGTTTGAATTGAGTCGCGGTTCAATTCTGATGATTAAGGATAATTCCGAATTACTGGCCGATGTTGACTGGTTGAAGAAGTCGGTACGTAGCCGTAACCCTTACGTTGACCCACTCAACCTCGCGCAGGTCATTCTGCTGGAACGAAAACGCTCTGCAGAAAATGAAGCAGCAGACAATGACGATCTGGTGCATCTGATTCGAATGTCGATTCAGGGCATTGCCGCCGGTTTGAGAACAACGGGTTAA
- a CDS encoding putative inorganic carbon transporter subunit DabA: protein MSQKKSESKYFPLPTLLNRYSPAQVHLIEHVSEALQVVSRVISSGTSIKDQVAENPYHGICERSFLNARKYLRIFSDYDTLMPLEFYAEEFHSGRFGIEQIQSAIEELEHSLVGTHHIPSAKKIAERLQSLANNVDNQDRAPDQLIKQHNRPVHTLSELLDQHTNSDWSELIYDEISKYCAMHYDQGEAIWPSPWQELTLYQSWRSAAVYDRNLEFHGLSGLRRYISQLPHTPEVSIISSLKSLKVPPVLWETYLLCQAFSIHNWSAWIKCQAIESGIDDLSGLLAIRLAYDAALSRAQKFEIDWSEYPSQHPISFKSSTSAQDDEILRYTLLRASEIAFRDQLLRGLTAQTDNTKTVSESTGKSSAIESDRTERIPVSNSPTMIEFSPAAGEWSKAGPECELAGKPAFVIASQQYIRENDLEAHSVLCSYDHNHDPEGIVLENIMTAPMIFAHCRNMQSYASAVDNHQSGSSMKSLQNVLVDIGILSGTDGAITTDSPWQSLQAGSRFDHKPIRLHVVIAAPRYLIEKIISKHQNIMNLLSGNWMHLVSLDEEQAFEYSSDGTWKKIVLPEN, encoded by the coding sequence ATGTCACAAAAGAAATCTGAATCAAAATATTTTCCTTTGCCCACATTGCTGAATAGATACTCTCCTGCACAGGTACATCTGATAGAGCACGTTTCCGAAGCACTTCAAGTTGTCTCCCGAGTGATTTCATCAGGCACATCTATCAAAGATCAGGTAGCTGAAAATCCATATCATGGAATCTGTGAGCGATCATTCTTGAATGCTCGAAAGTATTTACGAATTTTTTCAGACTATGACACCCTGATGCCTCTGGAATTCTATGCCGAAGAGTTTCATTCCGGACGATTCGGAATTGAACAGATCCAGTCTGCAATCGAGGAACTGGAGCATTCTCTAGTCGGCACACATCATATTCCCTCCGCGAAGAAAATAGCCGAACGATTACAAAGCCTGGCCAACAACGTGGACAACCAGGACCGTGCTCCTGACCAATTGATAAAGCAACACAACAGACCGGTTCACACACTGTCTGAGCTGCTGGATCAACACACGAATTCCGACTGGTCAGAATTGATCTATGACGAAATCTCAAAGTATTGTGCAATGCATTATGATCAGGGAGAAGCAATCTGGCCGAGCCCCTGGCAGGAGCTGACTTTATATCAATCCTGGCGATCGGCAGCGGTCTATGATCGAAACCTCGAATTCCATGGACTGTCCGGTCTGCGTAGATACATTTCCCAGCTTCCTCATACGCCTGAGGTCTCGATAATCTCTTCATTGAAAAGCCTGAAAGTTCCACCAGTTCTCTGGGAAACGTACTTACTGTGTCAGGCGTTTTCAATTCACAACTGGTCTGCCTGGATAAAATGCCAGGCAATTGAATCAGGGATTGACGATCTCTCAGGGTTACTGGCGATAAGACTCGCGTACGATGCAGCACTTTCAAGAGCTCAGAAATTCGAGATTGACTGGAGTGAATATCCCAGCCAACACCCGATTTCATTTAAATCATCAACCTCTGCGCAAGATGATGAGATTCTGCGATATACGCTGTTACGCGCTTCAGAAATTGCTTTTCGCGATCAGCTGCTGCGTGGACTCACAGCTCAGACAGACAATACAAAAACCGTATCAGAGTCGACAGGTAAGTCATCAGCGATAGAATCAGATCGCACCGAGCGAATACCTGTGTCGAATTCTCCCACAATGATTGAGTTTTCGCCAGCAGCTGGTGAATGGTCAAAAGCAGGTCCGGAGTGTGAACTGGCAGGGAAACCGGCCTTCGTCATTGCCTCACAACAATACATCCGGGAAAATGATCTTGAAGCCCATAGCGTTCTGTGCAGTTATGACCACAATCACGATCCAGAAGGGATCGTGCTCGAGAATATCATGACAGCCCCGATGATTTTCGCTCACTGCAGGAACATGCAGTCTTACGCTTCCGCAGTCGATAATCATCAGTCTGGGAGCAGCATGAAAAGCTTACAGAACGTCCTGGTTGACATAGGAATTCTATCTGGTACGGACGGCGCGATAACAACAGACTCGCCTTGGCAATCGTTGCAGGCAGGATCAAGATTCGACCACAAACCAATACGGTTACATGTAGTAATTGCAGCTCCCAGATACCTGATCGAAAAAATTATTTCCAAACATCAAAATATTATGAATCTACTAAGCGGCAACTGGATGCATCTCGTCTCACTGGATGAGGAACAGGCATTTGAGTACTCCTCTGATGGGACTTGGAAAAAGATCGTGCTGCCCGAGAACTGA
- a CDS encoding sulfatase, with translation MTDQRPNIIFIITDQQRFDTIHAAGYDFMETPHLDRLHREGIVFNNCFITAASCAPARASLFTGHYPHTTGILKNADTWKHGWIENLQEGGYQTVNIGKMHSWPYTTPLGFDQRYVVENKDRYLEGRYFYDEWDKALRARGLVKQQRELYRQLPDYKESLGAFDWLLDEDMHPDMFVGNMAVDWIRNYPVSEPLFLEIGFPGPHPPYDPIPRYTESYLKKDLNIAPVLESDLVHQPDPLKAMRIHNHEVDHDSVVHLLEPTEEQLHRQRAYYLANVTMIDDKVGEIMTALEEKGLLDNSIVIFSSDHGDCLTDHGHSQKWTMYDVITRVPMIIWAPGRFGEPRAIDGLVQQMDLGPTLMGLADIPIPEPMAARSLLPLLESDAEAASCLRDVVFAEQAKDGILTTSKFMTMVRTQDWKLVHFLDEPWGQLFDLTTDPLEVDNLWDAPEHADKKKELLAILREWRIRDSYENSDLWEDYR, from the coding sequence ATGACAGATCAACGACCAAACATCATATTCATCATTACCGATCAGCAGCGCTTCGATACGATTCATGCTGCCGGCTATGATTTTATGGAAACGCCCCACCTAGATCGTCTGCATCGCGAGGGAATTGTATTTAACAACTGTTTTATCACCGCTGCTTCCTGTGCTCCTGCGAGAGCATCGCTCTTTACAGGTCATTATCCACACACGACGGGGATTCTGAAAAATGCAGATACCTGGAAGCATGGCTGGATCGAAAACCTGCAGGAGGGAGGTTATCAGACGGTCAATATCGGTAAGATGCACAGCTGGCCCTACACGACTCCTCTGGGCTTCGATCAGCGGTACGTTGTGGAGAATAAAGATCGCTACCTGGAAGGTCGCTATTTTTACGATGAGTGGGATAAAGCCTTGCGAGCCCGCGGTCTGGTAAAACAGCAACGGGAACTCTACCGCCAGCTACCTGATTACAAAGAATCTCTGGGCGCGTTTGACTGGCTGCTGGATGAGGATATGCATCCTGACATGTTCGTGGGGAACATGGCGGTCGACTGGATTCGCAATTACCCAGTGAGCGAACCGCTGTTTCTGGAAATTGGTTTTCCCGGACCGCATCCTCCCTATGATCCGATTCCGCGGTATACCGAGTCTTATCTGAAAAAAGATCTCAACATCGCACCCGTTCTGGAAAGTGATCTCGTGCACCAGCCGGACCCATTGAAGGCGATGCGAATTCATAATCATGAGGTGGATCATGACTCAGTCGTGCATCTCCTTGAGCCCACGGAAGAACAGCTACACCGACAGCGCGCCTATTATCTGGCGAACGTCACGATGATTGACGACAAGGTGGGGGAGATTATGACTGCACTGGAAGAGAAGGGACTGCTCGACAACTCGATTGTCATCTTCAGCTCCGATCATGGCGATTGCCTGACAGACCATGGACACAGTCAGAAATGGACCATGTATGATGTCATTACCCGTGTGCCGATGATTATCTGGGCGCCAGGTCGCTTTGGCGAACCGCGGGCGATTGACGGTCTGGTTCAGCAGATGGATCTGGGGCCCACATTGATGGGGCTTGCTGATATCCCCATACCGGAACCAATGGCAGCACGCAGCCTGTTGCCGCTGCTGGAATCGGATGCTGAAGCGGCGTCATGTTTACGTGACGTCGTTTTTGCCGAACAGGCCAAAGATGGCATTCTGACAACCAGCAAGTTTATGACCATGGTGCGTACGCAGGATTGGAAACTGGTTCACTTTCTGGACGAACCGTGGGGCCAGTTGTTTGATCTCACAACTGACCCCCTGGAGGTAGACAACCTCTGGGATGCGCCCGAACATGCCGATAAGAAGAAAGAGCTGCTCGCCATCCTCCGCGAATGGCGCATTCGTGACAGTTATGAAAACTCCGACCTCTGGGAGGATTATCGGTAA
- a CDS encoding RNA polymerase sigma factor, whose amino-acid sequence MTDLEPEEFKSRFDAQPTRWSVIQRAHGESLAGGAEARQYLVMRYSPAIRRYVRAITRDEHLADEISQDVMVRLLQGDFAGADPQKGRFRDLLKVAVRNMVRNLWSKQKVRRTVDYDLDLNADDSNNETDAAWTESWRDQVLSLAWSQLENYQQNHAGSVAYSILKLRTDDPDCSSEELAERLSQEIGKPVRADQARQQLRRARVRFAELLVAEVADAINVTTPERLEDELAQLQLLDRIRDVLPADWSSNSN is encoded by the coding sequence ATGACAGATCTGGAACCTGAAGAATTTAAATCCCGTTTCGATGCACAGCCGACACGCTGGAGCGTCATCCAGAGGGCGCACGGTGAATCGCTCGCTGGCGGTGCCGAGGCAAGACAGTATCTGGTCATGCGGTACTCGCCGGCCATCCGACGCTACGTCCGCGCAATCACTCGTGACGAGCACCTGGCAGATGAGATTTCGCAGGATGTCATGGTCCGGTTGCTCCAGGGCGATTTTGCTGGCGCTGATCCACAGAAAGGACGCTTCCGGGATCTGCTCAAAGTAGCTGTTCGCAATATGGTGCGTAACCTGTGGTCCAAACAAAAAGTCCGCCGTACTGTCGATTACGATCTGGACCTGAATGCCGACGACTCGAACAATGAGACGGACGCCGCCTGGACCGAGAGTTGGAGAGATCAGGTCCTGAGCCTTGCCTGGTCGCAACTCGAGAACTATCAGCAGAATCATGCAGGTAGCGTCGCTTACAGTATCCTGAAATTGCGAACCGATGATCCGGATTGCTCTTCCGAAGAACTGGCCGAGCGGCTGAGCCAGGAAATCGGCAAACCGGTCCGCGCTGATCAGGCACGCCAGCAGTTACGACGGGCACGTGTCCGCTTTGCAGAGTTGCTTGTGGCGGAAGTCGCAGATGCGATTAACGTCACAACTCCGGAGCGACTTGAGGATGAACTGGCACAGTTACAGCTATTGGATCGAATCCGCGATGTACTGCCGGCAGACTGGTCTTCGAACTCCAACTGA
- a CDS encoding serine/threonine-protein kinase, whose protein sequence is MASTAPLPEIPGFRLISILGQGGMGCVYLAQHLDLERLVALKVVAAAGTTSPSLLSRFREESRAVAAVTHPGVCHIYEAGESKGLPYLAMEYVEGVTLSEALRAQLPSPTESAKSILAISEAIEACHQAGILHRDLKPSNVMQAKDGHIKVMDFGLAKRLHAGDEHKTQTGEIIGTPSYMAPEQASGVVKQFSPATDVYAIGAILYELLTGRPPFQTPDLMQTIMLVLTEEPISPRKLQPRVPVDLETICLKCLEKKPQKRYQSAADLAEDIRRFLEHRPVEARRTPFWEKSWKWARRHPVYTVLATVSVLTLVAAVLGVSFHVERLEVALNRSERLFQGSQELGRWLVNEHIPQIARLRGGSTQQEELVSKTLEHLQQLEQDVAADRTLAEYIAQAYLRIAEIQSDPFFATDVRLQQAVESYRNTLQLYEDLEQHAGADAVSLRKPRAEILIRLAQLNQQLGEISVAREEVHKASELLAGIPQPDRNTRLLTLKAGWLTVLLDRTQLSSQACLDRCQKLMTQCGELKKFGDDPALAELQAQLSLLMADVVETSQPGTFANSMRLVSEHLEDAISYFDEPSQQDLHVVWQQAQTRSRLAQVLDTENQQKKADQLLEQAIEQQQSLANEIPESPVITLSLLKFLEQRLALEIAVPDLDAALQTAQVHQQFSEKLFLSNPKEFREQFQRSHGLLADVQRLRFRYDAAADHLREAIELARNDGSRQQQAILAGLLRAYAELLAEGDRQHSTVPERLKSLQQAVAFLNESLEIYEKLETATQSPSESPYWKSVALKHQLETEMEQLKLRTLERGRTTIPPATLDAPKPVQQKQR, encoded by the coding sequence ATGGCCTCGACCGCACCACTACCTGAGATACCGGGCTTCCGCCTGATTTCAATTCTCGGTCAGGGAGGTATGGGTTGTGTCTATCTCGCACAACACCTGGACCTCGAAAGGCTTGTCGCGCTCAAGGTTGTTGCTGCGGCGGGCACAACTTCTCCGTCATTGTTGTCGCGTTTTCGAGAAGAATCGAGGGCGGTCGCAGCAGTAACTCATCCTGGTGTCTGTCACATCTATGAAGCCGGAGAGTCAAAGGGGCTACCTTACCTGGCGATGGAGTACGTCGAAGGTGTGACGTTGTCCGAGGCATTAAGAGCCCAGTTGCCTTCCCCCACCGAGTCGGCAAAGTCGATTCTCGCGATCTCCGAAGCGATCGAAGCCTGCCATCAGGCCGGAATACTCCACCGCGATCTGAAACCCTCCAACGTCATGCAGGCAAAGGACGGGCACATCAAAGTCATGGACTTCGGTCTCGCCAAACGTCTGCACGCGGGTGACGAACACAAAACACAAACCGGCGAAATCATCGGCACGCCCAGCTACATGGCGCCAGAACAGGCCAGCGGTGTCGTCAAGCAGTTTTCACCTGCCACCGATGTCTATGCCATTGGCGCAATCCTCTACGAACTTCTGACCGGACGCCCCCCCTTTCAGACCCCCGACCTGATGCAGACCATCATGCTGGTCTTGACCGAGGAGCCAATCAGCCCGCGCAAACTGCAGCCACGGGTCCCCGTGGACCTGGAAACCATTTGCCTGAAATGTCTCGAAAAAAAACCGCAGAAGCGCTATCAGTCTGCTGCCGATCTCGCCGAAGATATTCGGCGGTTTCTCGAGCATCGTCCCGTTGAGGCACGTCGTACGCCCTTCTGGGAAAAAAGCTGGAAATGGGCGCGTCGTCATCCAGTCTACACCGTCCTGGCAACCGTTTCGGTCCTCACTCTGGTCGCGGCAGTACTCGGAGTATCATTTCACGTTGAACGGCTGGAGGTTGCCTTAAACCGCTCCGAACGACTGTTCCAGGGAAGCCAGGAACTCGGTCGCTGGCTGGTGAATGAACATATTCCTCAGATCGCACGCCTGCGTGGTGGCAGCACGCAGCAGGAAGAGCTGGTGTCGAAAACACTCGAGCATCTTCAACAGTTGGAACAGGACGTGGCTGCCGACCGGACGCTCGCCGAGTATATAGCGCAAGCCTACCTGAGAATCGCCGAAATTCAATCCGATCCATTCTTTGCCACCGATGTGCGGCTGCAGCAGGCTGTAGAAAGCTATCGTAACACACTGCAATTGTATGAAGACCTGGAGCAGCATGCAGGGGCCGATGCTGTCAGTCTCAGAAAACCACGAGCCGAAATATTAATTCGGCTGGCGCAATTAAATCAGCAACTTGGTGAGATCAGTGTCGCGCGGGAAGAAGTTCACAAGGCCTCTGAACTGCTGGCAGGAATTCCTCAACCCGATCGTAATACCCGGCTTCTGACTCTGAAAGCAGGCTGGTTGACCGTCCTGCTCGATCGAACACAGCTTTCCAGTCAGGCTTGCCTCGATCGTTGCCAGAAACTGATGACGCAATGCGGCGAACTCAAAAAATTCGGTGATGATCCTGCCCTCGCTGAACTACAGGCCCAACTTTCCCTGTTGATGGCAGATGTGGTTGAAACGTCGCAACCAGGAACCTTTGCAAACAGCATGCGTCTCGTCAGCGAACATCTCGAAGATGCGATTTCGTATTTCGATGAACCATCTCAACAGGACTTACACGTTGTCTGGCAGCAGGCCCAAACCCGATCCCGCCTGGCTCAGGTTCTCGACACCGAAAACCAGCAGAAAAAAGCTGATCAACTACTGGAACAGGCGATCGAACAACAGCAAAGCCTCGCCAATGAAATACCGGAAAGTCCTGTAATCACCCTGTCACTATTGAAGTTTCTGGAACAAAGGCTGGCTTTAGAGATTGCCGTCCCCGATCTGGATGCCGCCCTGCAAACGGCTCAGGTACACCAGCAGTTTTCAGAAAAGCTGTTCCTCTCCAACCCGAAAGAATTCCGGGAACAGTTCCAGCGTTCTCACGGACTGCTGGCTGACGTACAACGGCTTCGTTTTCGTTACGATGCGGCTGCTGACCATCTGCGCGAGGCCATCGAACTGGCTCGAAATGATGGTTCCCGACAACAACAGGCAATCCTGGCTGGTTTACTCAGAGCCTATGCCGAGTTGCTCGCCGAAGGCGATCGGCAGCATTCCACCGTTCCCGAACGGCTCAAATCCCTGCAACAGGCAGTGGCGTTTTTGAATGAAAGCCTTGAAATTTATGAGAAGCTGGAAACAGCAACCCAGAGCCCATCTGAGTCACCCTACTGGAAATCGGTCGCTTTGAAACATCAACTCGAAACGGAAATGGAACAACTGAAGCTGCGCACCCTGGAAAGAGGACGGACAACAATCCCGCCAGCAACGCTGGACGCTCCGAAACCCGTGCAGCAGAAACAGCGGTAA
- a CDS encoding M48 family metalloprotease — translation MINLRKTLFYMLFLGMFIGTLPERSFGEITDKHREVVDRVTKRLLAVMEQPEGWKVWPPKVTVIDPGFANAFAGFRTEDGVEVPFIEVTVDTIEKIAKFDEETLAFTIGHELGHLYYRHSHKKIEFFQKFGNDLQMVRLATDREKELEADLFGMQLAFKAGYTRRGLVSDLNGWRGSGPPYCRFEGLKLNHPSWEDRAGYLFDDERTKAMWQSLSSFQTGVMFLQNQHYPHAEICFRNVTEDFPECYEAWANLGYALLMQYCDGLDEKDLRNFDVGHLVVGGFYRRPDSLEPAVRGVDEKLWFEAVGAFREALRLKERLQLKDPFLMVKANLAVAYLIHPGGKDVGQAERWFDEVFTALKDEQLAKTLDPLVHASILINSGSARGFSPELMTSTLQLLAKAKTVRGNGEAVKAMESALRFNQARTLTANTETEKQETALKLFEEYLNGMTAASSWWPIAYDDYVVLAKAAGVKPKAKSEFRKPGIKDWRPVTAVKLADGKVIGLSQSLKQLIDDLGPADVEIPVVEGTNLKYYKYTDLGITVLATREVLAVILDGKAAPAITVRRPGLGGESIKVSLGMPSAEIKKQFGDDWDVELAHLFDVKEYHQLYRDLGLAVQYDNGVVKELVVAVVPVNESR, via the coding sequence ATGATTAATCTAAGAAAGACACTGTTCTATATGCTGTTCCTCGGCATGTTCATCGGCACGCTCCCCGAACGGTCGTTCGGGGAGATCACTGATAAGCACCGCGAAGTTGTGGATCGGGTGACCAAGCGATTACTGGCCGTCATGGAACAGCCAGAAGGCTGGAAAGTCTGGCCTCCCAAAGTTACTGTCATCGATCCTGGATTTGCCAATGCCTTCGCGGGGTTTCGAACCGAGGACGGCGTTGAGGTCCCGTTTATCGAAGTGACAGTCGATACCATCGAAAAGATTGCCAAATTTGATGAAGAAACGCTGGCATTCACGATCGGCCACGAACTGGGACACCTCTACTACCGTCACAGCCACAAGAAGATTGAGTTTTTTCAGAAGTTCGGGAACGATCTGCAGATGGTCCGACTCGCCACAGATCGCGAGAAGGAACTTGAAGCGGACCTGTTCGGGATGCAGCTGGCGTTCAAAGCCGGTTATACCCGTCGCGGACTTGTCAGCGATCTCAATGGCTGGCGTGGCAGCGGTCCACCGTACTGCCGTTTTGAAGGGTTAAAACTGAATCACCCCTCCTGGGAAGACCGTGCCGGATATCTGTTTGACGATGAGCGGACAAAAGCCATGTGGCAATCACTCAGTTCATTTCAGACCGGTGTGATGTTTCTGCAGAATCAACATTATCCACACGCAGAAATCTGTTTCCGAAACGTCACAGAGGACTTCCCGGAATGCTACGAGGCCTGGGCCAATCTTGGTTATGCATTATTGATGCAGTATTGCGATGGCCTGGACGAGAAAGACTTGCGCAACTTTGACGTGGGTCATCTTGTTGTCGGTGGTTTCTATCGACGTCCCGATTCACTGGAACCCGCCGTGCGTGGCGTAGATGAAAAATTGTGGTTTGAAGCGGTCGGTGCTTTCCGCGAAGCTTTACGGCTCAAGGAAAGGTTACAACTGAAAGACCCTTTTCTGATGGTCAAAGCCAACCTGGCAGTCGCTTACCTGATTCATCCCGGTGGAAAAGATGTTGGACAGGCGGAACGCTGGTTTGATGAAGTCTTTACAGCCCTCAAGGACGAACAGCTGGCGAAGACGCTCGATCCTCTGGTCCATGCTTCCATTTTGATCAACTCCGGATCGGCACGCGGTTTCAGTCCGGAACTGATGACTTCCACCTTACAGTTACTGGCCAAAGCCAAAACGGTGCGTGGCAACGGAGAAGCCGTTAAAGCGATGGAATCCGCTTTGCGTTTCAACCAGGCACGAACTCTCACCGCCAATACGGAAACAGAGAAACAAGAGACGGCTCTCAAGCTGTTCGAGGAATATTTGAACGGCATGACCGCTGCCAGTTCCTGGTGGCCGATCGCATACGACGATTACGTCGTTCTGGCAAAAGCCGCCGGGGTCAAGCCGAAAGCAAAGTCCGAGTTTCGTAAGCCCGGAATCAAGGACTGGCGTCCGGTGACGGCTGTCAAACTCGCCGATGGAAAAGTGATCGGTCTCAGCCAGAGCCTTAAACAGCTCATAGACGATCTGGGACCGGCTGATGTCGAAATCCCCGTCGTCGAAGGGACGAATCTGAAGTACTACAAGTACACAGACCTGGGCATTACCGTGCTGGCAACACGTGAAGTACTGGCTGTGATCCTCGACGGAAAAGCAGCCCCTGCCATCACAGTACGTCGCCCGGGACTCGGCGGAGAATCGATCAAGGTCTCCCTGGGCATGCCCAGTGCCGAAATCAAAAAACAATTTGGTGATGACTGGGATGTTGAACTCGCTCATTTGTTCGACGTCAAAGAGTATCACCAGTTGTATCGCGATCTCGGTCTGGCCGTACAGTACGATAACGGAGTCGTAAAGGAGCTTGTCGTGGCTGTCGTGCCCGTCAACGAATCGCGCTGA